One window from the genome of Drosophila albomicans strain 15112-1751.03 chromosome 2L, ASM965048v2, whole genome shotgun sequence encodes:
- the LOC117564788 gene encoding uncharacterized protein LOC117564788 isoform X2, translating into MDIALRGTATATTTGSNTGSGLHHAVSLGNIGVSSKATHSSHMDRSYDSEDEHTGRRRLRHTLSTELQPRTSVYSRGDIREQYCLTDRQLHSIEQRPRRERFFGCLSRRGQTQGSSFLGGCVGRRVPSDENLAAYAPFEKYPRYQNNYTDTHELDSSYFRRQPASILSTGSKSTEPDLGGRYTWIGQQAQVNNNASNDYQLESRATCCTAPLESFYQDILLRNYYVELRAPPPHPTPPTSHTNQIANVNVCSYHCPTYATMPTTQQQHQQHQAGNPRTKHVSFARSHTLTSFDTVNAGFRSSGRLKSARSQERLIGGKKPIITTGSMYETLQPMLPHQQHPQHAQQQAGQPQQSSTLPKTWVPAPVQLQTCQHHPIHLHQQLPENMLGLIIPQALPLTLPPPSPEVLIVEKKFRNAMKTQATQTDVAARREGLSNSQMLALSPRAPHRIKVMSQGAQTNGLQNGKKLTKSLSEIPNGKDLHHQHYPQGSGYPHELIYRTQSQDVTPLQTLSDAQNNIMYYKPPPPLLDAHSYGLGMEHLNRTRGEQNVEYVNVNAAAMALNESFDYESNSLPRRACTSHARTETDYFSNSLPRRPDALHSHDVCKHITECAELMTDSVPLDFTRPHLLPPPSDFCKNDEDVVEDYYDDEEEEDVRAHETESYSSEVCMDQAVAAAAQNRRMSMLPMDDSPFRRDDLRRQSMPVYGQTEKLIDGFGPRTSFRRRDKVSCFADEPSPRDEQEIFIDFKPHVSPKPSPKQQLKHRKQHKAEIAMRKMQQQRLAQAAALTLPKLKQPLPVEHEARKVELEPSDDDEDADDDDEEEEDEDEEHDEQATHSQSHSQSQSQHEPVMELEQGDDDEPLYENITPCGCKLEPLPDQVLDKRAQFRKRSVSLDDDYAALTAPGLRLPSTPASPCREELLLANVSTYPSSDSLANDNTRDHSDGIWNESQVTVLTAEQRDISDGSYSSNLLLTPSSKRKNLLLQHQQRSSVDTDALDFEEQSPTYGLQTLPKIIRTPTPTTAKPVAAQLHPVIAPAIAVTPSSNQLPDAINSPLPKRSLVARGSVPDARQLMYVTGVPKQRHSDASFLPSTGGDYARSADISECSTNTNTDEYATCTDNSKRTPVSTQSSQLEKTHAGSSFESASSLYSMREDLLQHDEKEKQDKLPLKANQLKSPMGSLAELARKSPSHSISSTTSSGSCQISGQAIKSPARECQPQTVSSSTSGQMKVSAAEAAPQQKPKPESISEDERSEVRYSSSGYYESPHDDEDEEQRVAPNCKARRQRQEDERKRRKTSMKLDIEKENMRALTSPVKKPTSSTVKLQSPEQHSAGLSIDGGSPSKMKRFRPKIRRQLRKSSREDVLAAAAARRARATPTIYGLSSASGDTELLLDGSMTSTMSPRVTTTATSTATAAATASAATTTTTSASSTGTATLQQEPVAPPVLRKPHSCATPTALLSPKMPAATASVPAVKSASEAGQLKAKSIESLRSVSPGSDSVFYSEADGNAASADQGHCLHCGKEMEGKTHNNTVSELAGDSVESIPYIEQEADIVKPPSDFADSPVTTKTTQRLYKKMDKRFRSEERYHGERGRHYKNRQENIRAKSEERGRAPSLPNTPILRPAGSSPCVLPDINTEQSQHIIYKGHYDAGRYTRLTDDDLWTQLDHQCFDRSRERRASTESEKGFHAKYQVILHRLVQRRCTLEMYHRQKHNNFRVDKTVVVKSDSGEFGFRIHGSKPVVVAAIEPETPAESSGLEVGDIIISVNGVQVLDKHHTEVVKIAHDGCEKLELQVARTIGVLMHEQLEPPSEPIFSGYLWRQSGQAKGAPNTKKWVRRWFSLRPDNCLYYYKTEDDSQPVGAMIMAKHTVDLCPLDIGKPHAFKVDSGEGIPMYVAADSEELANRWLNLLRQAANQDNQWLDKSARCLYQSPGSILRPDCFGHLLKLGSRWCGWSKRYCVLKDACLYFYQDANSKSAFGMACLHGYKVASMSANASGKKNSFEIIPPEAKLRHYYFCTESEMDKKRWISALEYSIDRWIKSG; encoded by the exons ATGGATATCGCCTTGCGtggcacagcaacagcaacaacaacaggctcCAACACAGGCTCTG GTCTACATCATGCTGTCTCATTGGGCAACATCGGAGTCTCCTCGAAG GCCACCCATTCCAGCCACATGGATCGCAGCTACGACTCTGAGGATGAGCACACGGGTCGTCGTCGCCTGCGTCATACGCTCTCCACCGAACTGCAGCCTCGCACCTCAGTCTACTCACGCGGCGATATAAGGGAACAG TACTGCCTTACCGATCGCCAGTTGCATAGCATTGAGCAACGTCCACGTCGCGAACGATTCTTTGGCTGCCTCTCTCGACGAGGACAAACACAAGGGAGCAGCTTTCTCGGCGGCTGCGTGGGACGTCGAGTGCCCTCCGACGAGAACTTGGCTGCCTATGCGCCCTTCGAAAAGTATCCACG CTATCAGAATAACTATACGGACACACACGAATTGGATAGTTCCTATTTTCGCCGTCAACCGGCATCGATCCTAAGCACCGGCTCCAAATCGACGGAACCGGATTTGGGTGGTCGTTACACCTGGATTGGCCAGCAGGCACAGGTGAACAACAACGCCAGCAACGATTATCAACTGGAATCGAG GGCAACTTGTTGTACAGCACCACTTGAATCCTTTTACCAGGATATATTGCTACGGAATTATTATGTCGAGCTTCGCGCTCCACCACCACATCCTACACCACCAACATCACACACCAATCAAATCGCTAATGTAAATGTTTG CTCTTACCACTGCCCCACTTACGCCACAATGCCAaccacacagcagcaacaccaacagcatcAGGCTGGCAATCCCAG AACCAAGCATGTGAGCTTTGCGAGATCTCACACGCTCACCAGCTTCGACACTGTCAACGCGGGATTCCGATCATCGGGACGCTTGAAGAGCGCTCGCAGCCAGGAGCGTCTCATTGGTGGCAAAAAGCCCATCATTACCACAGGTTCCATGTACGAGACACTGCAACCAATGCTGCCACATCAGCAGCATCCACAGCATGCGCAACAGCAAGCAGGGCAGCCACAACAGAGCTCCACATTGCCCAAGACTTGGGTGCCAGCTCCTGTCCAACTGCAAACCTGTCAGCATCATCCCATCCATCTGCATCAGCAGTTGCCTG AGAACATGTTGGGTCTGATCATACCGCAAGCTCTGCCATTGACGTTGCCACCGCCAAGTCCCGAGGTGCTTATCGTGGAGAAGAAGTTCCGCAATGCGATGAAGACACAAGCCACTCAAACAGATGTTGCCGCTCGTCGTGAGGGACTCTCCAACTCACAGATGCTGGCGCTGAGTCCTCGTGCACCACATCGCATCAAGGTTATGTCGCAAGGGGCACAAACCAATGGTCTGCAGAATGGCAAGAAGCTAACGAAGAGTCTGTCGGAAATACCCAATGGCAAGGACTTGCACCATCAGCACTATCCGCAAGG ATCTGGCTATCCGCATGAGCTGATCTATCGCACGCAGTCACAGGACGTAACACCGCTGCAAACCCTCTCGGATGCACAAAACAACATCATGTATTACAagccaccgccgccgctgctggaTGCGCACAGCTATGGTCTGGGCATGGAGCACTTGAATCGCACTCGCGGCGAACAGAACGTGGagtatgtgaatgtgaatgcggcTGCCATGGCGTTGAACGAGAGCTTCGACTACGAGAGCAACAGCTTGCCGAGGCGAGCTTGCACCTCGCATGCTCGCACCGAAACCGATTATTTCTCCAACAGTTTGCCACGTCGTCCGGATGCGCTGCACAGTCACGATGTGTGCAAGCACATCACCGAGTGCGCCGAGCTAATGACGGACAGTGTGCCATTGGATTTTACGCGGCCACATCTATTGCCACCGCCCAGCGACTTTTGTAAGAACGATGAGGATGTCGTCGAAGATTACTACgacgacgaggaggaggaggatgtgAGAGCCCATGAAACAGAGAGCTACAGCTCGGAAGTCTGTATGGATCAAGCGGTGGCAGCGGCTGCTCAAAATCGCCGCATGTCCATGTTGCCGATGGACGATTCTCCCTTTCGACGCGATGATCTGCGCCGTCAATCGATGCCTGTTTATGGGCAGACAGAGAAGCTTATCGATGGCTTTGGGCCGCGCACATCGTTCAGGCGTCGCGATAAGGTCAGCTGCTTTGCGGACGAGCCGTCGCCACGGGATGAGCAGGAGATCTTTATAGATTTCAAGCCGCATGTGTCGCCCAAGCCGAGTCCCAAGCAACAGCTGAAGCATCGCAAGCAGCACAAGGCCGAGATAGCGATGCGCAAGATGCAACAACAGAGATTGGCCCAAGCGGCTGCGCTGACGCTGCCCAAGCTCAAGCAGCCGCTGCCAGTCGAGCATGAGGCTAGAAAAGTTGAGCTTGAGcccagcgacgacgacgaggacgctgacgacgacgacgaggaagAGGAGGACGAGGACGAAGAGCACGATGAGCAGGCAACGCACTCGCAATCGCAttcgcagtcacagtcacagcacGAACCAGTCATGGAGCTGGAGCAgggcgatgatgatgagccgCTCTATGAGAATATAACTCCATGTGGCTGCAAGTTGGAACCACTGCCAGATCAAGTACTCGACAAGCGGGCGCAGTTCCGCAAGCGTTCGGTGAGCCTGGACGATGACTATGCTGCGTTGACAGCGCCAGGCTTGCGGTTGCCCTCGACGCCGGCTAGTCCTTGTCGGGaagagctgctgctggccaatgTCTCAACTTATCCATCCTCAGACTCGCTGGCCAACGACAATACACGCGATCACTCCGATGGCATTTGGAACGAGTCGCAGGTGACGGTGCTGACGGCGGAGCAACGCGATATCTCCGATGGTTCCTACAGCTCCAATCTGCTGTTGACTCCGTCGTCGAAGCGCAAGAATCTACTgttgcagcatcagcaacgcAGCTCTGTGGACACAGATGCTCTGGACTTTGAGGAACAG AGTCCCACCTATGGTCTACAAACGCTGCCCAAGATCATAAGGACACCCACTCCCACCACAGCGAAGCCAGTTGCCGCTCAACTGCATCCGGTCATCGCGCCCGCCATCGCTGTCACCCCCTCAAGCAATCAGCTGCCGGATGCAATCAACTCGCCGCTGCCCAAGCGCAGCTTGGTCGCCAGAGGCTCTGTTCCAGATGCTCGGCAATTGATGTATGTCACTGGCGTGCCCAAGCAGCG CCACTCGGATGCCTCTTTCCTACCTTCTACCGGCGGAGATTATGCACGCAGCGCGGACATTTCGGAGTGCAGCACGAATACGAACACAGATGAGTATGCCACCTGCACGGACAACTCGAAACGCACACCAG TGTCCACACAGAGTTCGCAGCTGGAGAAAACGCATGCGGGATCTTCCTTCGAGAGCGCAAGTTCACTTTACTCCATGCGCGAGGATCTGCTGCAGCACGATGAGAAGGAAAAACAGGATAAACTCCCACTCAAAGCGAATCAACTCAAGTCCCCCATGGGCTCGTTGGCCGAGCTGGCAAGGAAATCGCCTTCACACTCCATCAGCAGTACCACTTCCTCGGGTAGCTGTCAGATCTCGGGTCAGGCCATCAAATCTCCTGCCCGCGAGTGTCAACCGCAGACTGTGAGCAGCTCTACCTCTGGCCAGATGAAGGTCAGTGCTGCAGAGGCAGCGCCACAGCAGAAACCCAAGCCGGAGTCCATATCAGAGGATGAGCGCAGCGAGGTGCGCTACTCTTCGTCCGGCTACTATGAGAGTCCACAtgacgacgaggacgaggagCAGCGTGTGGCACCCAATTGCAAGGCTCGGCGTCAGCGGCAAGAAGATGAGCGCAAGCGGCGCAAGACCAGCATGAAACTGGATATTGAGAAGGAGAACATGCGAGCGCTCACAAGTCCCGTTAAGAAACCTACATCAAGTACCGTCAAGCTTCAATCACCGGAGCAGCACAGCGCTGGCTTAAGCATCGATGGCGGCAGTCCCAGCAAGATGAAGCGATTCCGTCCCAAGATACGACGACAGTTGCGCAAGAGCTCACGGGAAGATGTGCTGGCCGCAGCGGCTGCACGACGTGCgcgtgccacgcccaccattTACGGTCTGAGCAGCGCCAGTGGCGACACCGAATTGCTGTTGGATGGCAGCATGACCAGCACCATGAGTCCAAGAgtaaccacaacagcaacaagtacagcaacagctgccgcAACAGCCTCAGCTGCGACAACAACCACGACTTCGGCTTCTTCGACAGGAACTGCCACGTTGCAGCAGGAACCGGTGGCGCCTCCTGTGCTACGAAAGCCCCACAgctgtgccacgcccacagcttTGTTGTCGCCCAAAATGCCAGCAGCTACTGCCTCTGTGCCGGCTGTTAAATCTGCCTCGGAGGCTGGCCAGCTGAAGGCTAAGTCAATTGAGTCCCTACGCTCCGTTTCTCCCGGCTCGGACTCAGTGTTCTACAGCGAGGCAGATGGCAACGCCGCAAGTGCAGATCAGGGTCATTGTCTCCACTGTGGCAAGGAGATGGAGGGCAAGACACATAATAATACAGTCAGTGAACTAGCTGGCGATTCTGTAGAGTCGATTCCCTACATCGAACAAGAGGCGGACATTGTGAAGCCACCCTCGGACTTTGCCGATTCCCCGGTGACCACTAAGACCACACAACGGCTATATAAGAAGATGGATAAACGCTTTCGTTCCGAGGAGCGTTACCATGGCGAGCGAGGACGACACTATAAAAACAGGCAGGAGAATATTAGAGCCAAG AGCGAGGAACGTGGTCGCGCTCCTAGTTTGCCCAACACGCCCATTCTACGCCCCGCCGGCTCCAGTCCCTGCGTGTTGCCTGACATTAACACTGAACAGAGTCAGCACATCATCTACAAGGGTCATTACGATGCCGGGCGCTATACGCGTCTAACTGATGATGATTTGTGGACACAACTCGATCATCAGTGCTTTG ATCGTTCACGAGAACGCCGTGCATCGACGGAGTCGGAGAAGGGTTTCCACGCCAAGTACCAGGTGATACTACATCGGTTGGTACAACGACGATGCACCCTCGAAATGTACCATCGGCAGAAGCACAACAACTTCC GCGTCGACAAAACGGTTGTGGTTAAAAGCGATTCGGGTGAGTTCGGATTTCGCATTCACGGCTCCAAGCCGGTTGTGGTGGCTGCCATCGAACCCGAGACGCCAGCGGAGAGCTCTGGCTTAGAGGTTGGCGATATTATCATATCGGTGAATGGCGTTCAAGTGCTGGACAAGCATCACACCGAGGTGGTCAAGATTGCTCACGATGGCTGCGAGAAACTCGAGCTACAGGTGGCTCGCACCATCGGTGTGCTCATGCACGAGCAACTGGAGCCACCCAGTGAACCCATCTTCAGTGGCTATCTGTGGCGTCAGAGTGGACAAGCCAAGGGTGCGCCCAATACCAAGAAATGGGTGCGTCGCTGGTTTTCGTTGCGGCCGGATAATTGTCTCTACTACTACAAAACGGAGGAT GACTCACAGCCGGTTGGTGCAATGATAATGGCCAAGCACACGGTGGACTTGTGTCCACTTGACATCGGTAAGCCGCATGCCTTCAAGGTGGATTCTGGTGAAGGAATACCGATGTATGTTGCCGCTGATTCGGAGGAGTTGGCCAACAGATGGTTGAACCTGTTGCGACAGGCGGCGAATCAGGACAATCAGTGGCTAGACAAGAG CGCTCGCTGTTTGTACCAAAGTCCGGGTAGCATTTTGCGGCCGGATTGTTTTGGTCATTTGCTGAAATTGGGCTCAAGGTGGTGCGGTTGGTCGAAACGCTATTGTGTACTTAAGGATGCCTGTCTCTATTTTTATCAAGATGCAAATAGCAAAAGTGCATTCG GCATGGCCTGCTTGCATGGCTATAAAGTGGCCTCTATGTCCGCAAATGCGTCCGGCAAGAAGAACTCTTTCGAGATCATACCACCCGAGGCCAAATTGCGTCATTATTATTTCTGCACCGAAAGTGAAATGGATAAAAAGCG TTGGATATCTGCACTGGAATACTCCATAGATCGGTGGATCAAGTCCGGGTAA